Genomic segment of Candidatus Hydrothermales bacterium:
TACAGTTGGGGCGTTTCTCGGACCTATAGCCCACCCGTGACCTACGGAGGTGGGAAGATTATCAACACCATAGGAAGCAAGGTTATGGCAAGTATTACAGCTAATAAGACCGCTCTTTGAAAGCCTTGGTTCGTGGTAGAGCATTCTGCCCAGCTCTATCTTTTCCCTTGTGAGGGGGTTTTGGGGGTTGTTAGCTACTTCTGGAAGTGGCTGAAAGAGCCTTCTTGCCTGTTCCAGAATCTGAGCGTCTTCATCCTTGGGTTGTTGAGCTTGGACCTTACCCTTGCTCTGGGCATAGACACCAGCACCTACAAGAGCAGTGCCTACCACTGCAGTAATCAGGAGCAGTTTCCTCATGAGACCACCTCCTTATAAGTTTTTTTAATGATGTAATAAGTGATATACATCACAGAATTAAACTATAGCACATTCGATAAGATTTTGCAACAGATATTTAGACACAAGAAGTTACTTCTCTAAA
This window contains:
- a CDS encoding cytochrome-c peroxidase, which produces MRKLLLITAVVGTALVGAGVYAQSKGKVQAQQPKDEDAQILEQARRLFQPLPEVANNPQNPLTREKIELGRMLYHEPRLSKSGLISCNTCHNLASYGVDNLPTSVGHGWAIGPRNAPTVYNAALHTAQFWDGRAKDVEEQALGPILNPIEMAM